The genomic region GGCTGCCAGGGCCAGGGAGAGGCCATTTTCTGATGGTCCATACCTGTTACACtaaagtgttaattgaatgcagaTGTCAGGGAGGAGCAACTTCCAGGGCATGTGCATCAAGAGACAAAACAGTGGAATATGTCCTGGGGACACTCCAccagaaaggggaagaaaaaccTCAGATTGGTACATatacaacttcctaaacacacttTGTGTGCTTATttttcaagcagaaggaaggcacTGCACATGTGGACAGACTGCCCTAAGAGAAGAATCATGGAAAAGGGGTCAGCCTATAAAGTCCTAAGATCAAGGTTAAAGACCACACTTGACCTTCATGTCCCAACTTAGGTTTCTTCCAAacttactttcctttctttcctgttctaaagcccttttaaataaatatccactcctgctctggaaaaaagaatgaaacattgTGCCTCATAAATCTCACATGTATCTATAGATCTAGTTCATTCTTATTAACTGTGCTAGCTTATTACTTTATACTTTATTTTGATTCTTCATCAGTCAACTTGATATACTGTGTTTCTATAGCTGTATATTCTTTGGAACACTTGGAAGAATTTCTATGTAGGACACATCTAATAGAGAATTGGTGGGAAATTTCAGCTTTTAAAGCAAGTTGCCTAATTAATATTACAATATATGCTTTATTTGACAAAACTCTGGaatctttgagaaataattcTACATGTCAAAGctcaaaactattaaaaagaCCTAGAGATTCAAAGACACTtgatcttttctaaaaaaaaaaaaaaatcaggtcagCACCTGGCATTCAGAGACTCACCTGGGTATTTCAGATGTTTGTTGGCCTTGGCGTCACATCCCTAGATGACTTGGTCACAACACTCTGGATTCCTGGGCAGCAGCTGTCAGCTAAGAGGGCTGGTGGGGGCTGCTTCAGCACAGCATCTTCCTGAGGATTTTCAGGGTCCTCTTGCacggtttctttttcttcctttttctagagacaagatcttgccatggtacccaggctggtcttgaatccctgggctcagagagatcttcctgccctggcttcccaaagtgctaagattacaggtgtgagccattgtgcctggctttaTGTACTGTGTCGTTAAATGCCTTTCAATTAAAAGCTCCTGCCTTTATACTGGGCTGCTTTTGAGATGTACAAAGGCCAGGCTGATGTTGCTGCACCACCCTTCACAGGCAGAGCTTCTTCGGTGGGGCTGGCTGCTGAGGAGTTACAGCTGGGTCCTGGTAGGCCATGCTTCACAACCTGCAGATACTGCTCTGGTCCATGGAGGAGAGAGTTTTGCAAGAGTAGCCTTTAGAACCCCCCATCCAAATTGTCACTGCTGTGGGGCTTTGTGGTTACTCTGTTCTTGTTGGCTATATTGACTCTCAGGGGAACAATGCCTGAAGGGCTGGGCAAGAGCCTCCTTCTTCTGAAGGCAAAATGTCATTACACTTTGCATGATGTGATTTGAGCAGTGCTCCTGCAATCTTTATGCTTGTTGGTTTTTCAATCCATATTCTATGGAGTCAGTCTTTTCAAGGCCACCGTAAACTATATGGTCAGGAGCTCAGGAGCTGTAACACATGTGGACACTGCTTCTGTATGAGAAGGGACCAAGAGCTCATGGAGCCTTCCTGTAGAcagtcttatttttcttcttctttttaatttttcatagacagggtcttactctgtcacccaggctggagtgtagtggaatgatcacggctcactgcagcctccacctctgaggttcaagtgatcctttcacttcagcctctgaagtagctgggaccataggcacaagccactatgcctggctaaattttttttttttttttctgtagagatgggatcttccagtattgccctggctggtctcaaactgctgggctcaagtgatcctcctacctcagcctcctgagtagctgggaccacaggagcacaccatcatgcccagctaatttttttaaaaagtttttttacagagacagggactcaccatgttgcccaggcttttcttgaactcctgggctcaaaaaatgtcacctggctttttttctttctttctttctttcttttcttaatgtGGAGGCTTCTGGTAAGGGCTCTGCCTTGTGCTACTGTGTGGGTGACTGTGGGCCTGACCTGCGACTGTGTTTCTCTAACACTTAGCACTACTTTGCAGAGCTGCATCCTTGGTTCCCTGCTGCAGACCCTTGTCCACTCCTCAACTTAAAGTTGCTGCATTTGGGTCCTGGGTTGCTCTGAAGCCCTTTCCTGCATATCTTGCCCCAGAGGCAGCAGGGGTGAGTCGGCAGCTATTTGGAGAGACACGTGCTGCAGCTGAGAGCACAATGGCTTTCCATTATTCTGAGGCAGTTGACTCTGCAGCTGTGACTGAGCCGAGGACCACTGCTTCCCTAGATCCCAAGGACCCGAGTCCATTGGGAGCTGTTCCTGCAACATCATCCCCTCTAAGTAATTCTGAGGCTGTTGGTGCTGCTGCAGGTGATACTGCCAATCATTCTGCTGCTGTTCTCCCAGCACTGAGAGACAGAATGAGCAAAGACAATGGTCTTTCTTCACCCCATATGCACCTTGAGCGTAATCCAAAAGGAAGGGACTTGCATGCTGGCTTTCCCTGGTTTCAGTCCTTTCTCCATGAAAATATGGCACAGAAGATGGGGGAGGATGAAGGCATTCTGCAGAGGTGTAGCTGAGAAAATGATAGGCAGTAGAATCCCCACTTCCAGAATGCCCACTTCCTGTGTCACCTGCATACCCCATAGCACAGCCTGGATGCTTTTCAGTGCCTGTGACCAGATAGGAGCTCTGGGAGGCCACCTGTTGACTGGGAATCCTTTGTTTCTCCGGATAGGAGCACTGGGAACCCACCTGTTGACTGGGAATCCCTGGTTTCTCCAGATAAGAGCATTGGGGGCCCACCTGTTGACTGGGAGTCTCTTGGTTCTCCAAAGAGAAGCAATTGTAGCCCATCTCTTGACTGGGAATCCACTGTTTCTCCAGAAGGGAGCAACCAGCTCTTCTCATCAGAGCCCTCTGGGCACCAGAGAGGCTCTGCTTGGTGGCATAGTTGTGAGCTGCAGCCTGGGTCTCCTGGCAGCTTAAAAATGAATGGGCTTGGACTGGAAAATCATGCTTTTTCTGAAGAACAAATATTCTGCGTCTTTCTGCAGGTGGAAGTCTGGCTCTTTTATTCTGGAACCAATTCTAGAGAGAAAAGATAATATTGTTTTATCAACTCTACTTATCTGAATATATTCTTATATGCATTCCTTAATGTAGGAGGATTTTTCTATTTAAGCCTCTTCCAAGCAGAGTCCCTGACTTGCCTGCTGACATTaaagcatataaaaaataaaggcaatctGTCCTAGAGGTACATGTGATAACACAGGTCATGCATTGCGCATTTCTAGAACCATAACCTCCTTCACTGGAGACAGTGACACCATGGTTTACATGTGAACCTTGGCTTCCCAGAATCTCTCCCCAACCTGTTTGTGACCCATTTGCAATGTTCTCCTGCTTGTTCACTAAGAGACCCACTATGTGCTACAGAAGAGGCTCCCAGCTGTCCCACCTAGTCATGCATAGCTCACACAACCCTGCTACTTTACTCATACTCTCCCACCAAGGAGAATTAGTGGTGTATTTTCTGACATACAcatttctgttccttttcttcacttttttttttttttggacagagttttgctcttgttgccctggctggagtgcaatggtgggatctcagctcactgcaacctccgcctcctggattcaagtgattctcctacctcagcctcccgagtagctggaattacaggtgcaccaccatgcccggctaattttttttgtgtttttagtatagacggggtttcgctatgttggccaggctggtctcgaactcctgacctcaggtgatctgcccgcctcagcctcccaaagtgctgggattacaggcatgagccaccacatctggcccacatttctgtttcttataTGTACATAATTCTTACATGCATTGGTTCACGGGTTACAACTAAAGAGTGCAATTGTTTGAATAACTTCTTGACCATCTATTTGTTGTATGActctctgagggaaaaaaaaacatttttcctctgctctcacaccacaacaATCAACAGAGAAAGGCCTGTGTGAGCAAATGTGTTTTTCCACACACCAGGCAAACAGTCAGTTCTGCAGTGCACACCAGGTGGGTGTccttcaattcaattctgacactatgtACCTGGAAATACTGTCAAATCCCACAGGTCGAGGGCTCAGTCCTGCAAGACTGCCCCTCCTTCAGATGCCAGTTGCAAGTCTGGGCTTCTGAAACTTTTGGCTGACTGGCTTCAGGTCAGGGCTCCTGTTGACCTCCTCTCTGGGTTTGATTAACTTGccagagtggctcacagaactaaGTGAAACACTTAGGTTTACCAGTTGATTAGAAAGGATATTACaaaagatacagatgaagagatgcatagggtgagATATGGGGGAAGGGATGCAGAGCTTTCCTGCCCTCCCTGGATAAGCCACCTCCAGGAACTTCCACACGTTCAAGTATCTGGACCCTCTTCAAACTcagtgtctttgttttcttctggagGCTTTATTGTATGGTCATGATTGATTCAGCCAttggctattggtgatcaacttaaccttcagctccacctcctctccagaagttggagggtggggctgaaagtctcAATTTTCTAATCCTGCCTGGAGCTTTCCAGCTTTCATCCTGAAGCTACTAGGGGCTACCCACCCATCAGTCAGTTCATTAGTAGACAACTCTCAGATTTATATCTTAGCTAAGTGCTCTCCCAACCCTTCAGAATTGCATATTCAACTGTTCACTTAGTGTTTCCACTTGGATGTTTATCTGACATATGAAACTTCTTGTGTCCAAAATGTAAACTTTGATTTCTCTGACACACCTGTCCCTCCCTAGGTCCCTTCCTTAGTAAAAGGCAACTTTCATCTTCCATAGACTTAAGTCAAATGTCCAAGTAACCTTTGAGTCCACCTTACCTTTCACAGCATAACCCACACATAGTAAACTTTGTCAGCTCCATCTCAAACATCTACAGTCTCATTAGTCCCATCCACCTGCACAGCTAGCAAGCTGGCCCAAACCACCGTCACCACCACTAACTACAGCAGCATCAACTCATCCACTGCTTCCAAATTTGCCTCACGGCAGTCTAGTTTTTACAATACATACTCACTGTATTTTCACAAGTACATAATACTATTTTCTTATGCGATGAAATGCTATATACTGCttaattctttacatttttcatattGTTATGTGCATGTGTACAATTTTCTCTCAAACTGGTTATGGATACCAACGTTTGAGACTGTCTCAGGCCCTCATATATATAAAacggtgtagtatttgcatatatacTATGCACGTTCTCTCATATGCTTTAAACCATCTCTAGATGACTTACAATACCTGATACCTAATATAACACAAATGCtacataaatatttcttattctgtattgttttaacatttgtgtcattttaaaatttttgtattgttatttgctccccacacccacccccgTGACCtcccctcacttttttttttgaaacagggtctcattctgtcacgcaggctggaatgcagtggtatgatcaggGCTGgaagcgtgagccacagcacccatcctattttcattttttaactttccaaatatttttcatttgtggtTAGTTAAATCTGTGCATGTGGACCCAGTGGATATGGAGGATTaactgtatatacatatgtattttgatTGTGCTTTCCCATTTCTTTGAATTCTGTACCTTCCTATCCAATCCCCTGCATTCTACCTCCATCTGTACTTATTGCCctttaattttatatggaacagctggatgtggtgactcacgcttgtaaccccagtactttgggatgctgaggcgggtggatctcttgaccccaggagttcaagaccagcctgggcaacatggcaagaccccattttTTACAAAACATACAAAGCCTGGTGGGGTggtgtttgcctgtagtcccagctactcaggggactgaggtgggggaatcacctgagcctggaaagtgaaggctgcagtgagccgtgatcgtgccactgtgaaGCTGCCTGTGTGAtaggagtgagaccttgtctaaaaaaaaaaaaatctaggaaatatACATATGAGGTCTTGAACTTACATCTATCACATTTACCGGACAATCAAATTTGATGGCCAGTGTTTTCCTAGTTGTGTAATCAGGATAACAGTTCTCTCCAAATATTTCCTTAAGTTCCTGCAATAATTCTTCAGAAAATTTATGTcgctgttttgtttttcttttattctttgtttgtcttttttcattaTGATGATCCTCTTCAGCTgggaaacctgacaaaaatataAGTAGCGAGAAGAGCATTAGAGAATATTGGTAATAACCAGACCAAAGAAGAGTTCCCAACAGTGTTAGCACCATAGATTCCCTCCCCTTCCCAAGATGAAATCCAGGTGTGACTTCATAGCTACttacaataataaaattacaaatgaaagcAGGAATTGGCTAACTCTAGGCCTATGGGCCAGATCCATCCagttgcctgtttttgtaaatagagTTTTATCAAAACACCATCACATTCATTCACTTATGCATTGCCTATGGCTGTTTTCAAGCCACAACAGCAGGCTTAGTAGTTGAGGCTCAGAGGTGTCTAGGGTCCACACAGCCtaacatatttactatctggattcgagaatttatatttaaaattagaactAATTGcagaagaatattttattatttcatcaccGTAAGGTACAACAGGAAAAACTGATCTATACTGATTGGAAGGCAGGACATGGGCTACTGAGGGAACGGAATCGGAGCCTGAAAGGGAGCAAACAGAGGCCTCTGGGTGCCACTAAGTTCTCTTTATCTGAGTGCTGAGTTCCATGAGTGTAGTTGATTTGTGAACATTCGTTAAATTAAACatgtataaatatttgctatttttggCATGCATGCTATATTTCAATTAAATCCTTCTtttgagccaagatggccaaataggaacagctacagtctacagctcccagcgtgagcaacacagaagacaggtgatttctccatttccaactgaggtactgggttcatctcactggggagtgttggaaagtgggtacaggacagtgggtgcagtgcaccgagtgtgagccgaagcagggcgaggcatcacctcactcgggaagtgcaaggggtcagggaattccctttcctagtgaaagaaaggggtgacagacggcaccaggaaaatcgggtcactcccaccctaatactgcgcttttccaacggtcttagcaaacggcacaccaggagattatatgcCGCACATGGCtcgagggtcctacgcccatggagcctcgctcactgctagcacagcagtgtgagatcaaactgcaaggcggcagcgagcctgggggaggggcgcctgccattacCCAGGCTCGCTTAGGTAAAAAAAGCTGCCAGGAAgatcaaactgggtggagcccactgcagctcaaggaggcctgcctgcctctctagactccacctctgggggcagggaacagccaaataaaaggcagcagaatcatctgcagacttaaatgtccctgtctgatagctttgaagagagtagcggttctcccagcacgcagctggaagtctgagaacggacagactgcctcctcaagtgggtccctgacccctgagtagcctaactgggagacaccccccagtaggggcagactgacacctcacacggccaggtactcctccgagataaaacttccagaggaatgatcaggcagcaacatttgctgctcaccaatatccgctgttctgcagcctctgctgctgatacccaggcaaacagggtctggagtggacctccggcaaactccaacagacctgtagctgagggtcctgactgttagaaggaaaactaacaatcagaaaggacatccacaccaaaaccccatctgtacgtcaccatcatcaaagaccaaaggtagacaaaacaacaaagatggggaaaaaacagaacagaaaaaccggaaactctaaaaatcagagcccctctcctcctccaaaggaacgcagctcctcaccagcaatggaacaaagctggatggagaatgactttgacgagttgagagaagaaggcttcagaggatcaaactactccgagctaaaggaggaagttcgaacccatggcaaagaagttaaaaaccttgaaaaaaaattagatgaatggctaagtaGAATAACCAAAGCAgggaagtccttaaaggacctgatggagctgaaaaccacggcatgagaactacatgatgaatgcacaagcctcagtagccgagtcgatcaactggaagaaagcgcatcagtgatggaagatcaaatgaatgaaataaagcgagaagagaagtttagagaaaaaagaataaaaagaaatgaacaaagcctccaagaaatgtgggactatgtgaaaagaccaaatctacgtctgattggtgtacctgaaagtcacagggagaatggaaccaagttggaaaacactctgcaggatattatccaggagaacttccccaatctagcaaggcaggccaacattcacattcaggaaatacagagaacaccacaaagatactcctcaagaagagctactccaagacacataattgtcagattccccaaagttgaaatgaaggaaaaaatgtgaagggcagccagagagaaaggttgggttacccacaaagggaagcccatcagactaacagtggatctctcggcagaaactctacaagccagaagagagtgggggccaatattcaatattcttaaagaaaagaattttcaacccagaatttcatatccagccaaactaagcttcataagtgaaggagaaataaaatcctttacagacaagcaaatgctgattttgtcaccaccaggcctgccctaaaagagctcctgaaggaagcacttaacatggaaagaaacaactggtaccagccactgcaaaaacatgctcAATTGTTAaaaccatcgaggctaggaagaaactgcatcaactaatgagcaaaataaccagctaacatcataatgacaggatcaaattcacacataacaatattaaccttaaatgtaaatgggctaaatgctccaattaaaagacacacactggcaaattggataaagagtcaagacccatcagtatgctgtattcaggaaacccatctcacgtgcagagacacacataggctcaaaataaagggatggaggaagatctaccaagcaaatggaaaacaaaaaaaggcaggggttgcaatcctagtctctgataaaacagactttaaaccaacaaagatcaaaagagacaaagaaggccattacataatggtaaagggatcaattcaacaagagctaactatcctaaatatatatgcacccaatacaggagcacccggattcataaagcaagtccttagagacctacaaagagacttagactcccacagaataataatgggagactttaacatcgcactgccaacattagacagatccaagagacagaaagatatccaggaattgaactcagctctgcaccaagcggacctaatagacatctacagaactctccactccaaatcaacagaatatacattcttctcagcaccacaccacacctattccaaaattgaccacattagttggaagtaaagcactcgtcagcaaatgtaaaagaacagaaattataacaaactgtctctcagaccacagtgcaatcaaactagaactcaggattaagaaactcactaaaaactgctcaattacatggaaactgaacaacctgctcctgagtgactactgggtaaaaacgaaatgaaggcagaaataaagatgttctttgaaaccaatgagaacaaagacccaacataccagaatctctgggacacattcaaagcagtgtgtggagggaaatttacagcactaaatgcccacaagagaaagcaggaaagatctaaaattgacaccctaacatcacaatgaaaagaactagagaagcaagagcaaacacattcaaaagctagcagaaggcaagaaataactaagatcagagcagaactgaaggaaatagagacacaaaaaaaccttcaaaaaaatcaatgaatccaggacctggttttttgaaaagatcaacaaaattgatagactgctagcaagactaataaagaagaaaagagagaagaatcaaatagacacaataaaaagtgataaaggggatatcatcactgatgccacagaaatacaaactactgtcagagaatactataaacatctctacgcaagtaaactagaaaatctagaagaaatggataaattcctagacacatacaccctcccaagactaaaccaggaagaagttgaatctctgaatagaccaataacaggctctgaaattgaggcagtaatagcttaccaaccaaaaaaactccaggaccagatggattcacagcggaattctaccagaggtgcaagaagagctggtaccattctccgaaactattccaatcaatagaaaaagagggaatcctccctaactcattttatgaggccagcatcatcctgataccaaagcctggcagagacacaacaaaaagagaattttagaccaatatccctaatgaacatcgatgcaaaaatcctcaataaaatactagcaaactgaatccagcagcacatcaaaaagctcatccaccatgatcaagtgggcttcatccctgggatgcaaggctggttcaacatacgcaaatcaataaacgtaatccagcatataaacagaactaatgacaaaaaccacatgattatctcaatagatgcagaaaaggcctttgacaaaattcaacagcccttcatgctaaaaactctcaatgaattaggtattgatgggacgtatctcaaaataataagagctatttatgacaaacccacagccaatatcatactgaatgggcaaaaactggaagcattccctttgaaaactggcacaagacagggatgccttctctcaccactcctattcaatgtagtgttggaagttctggccagggcaatgaggcaggataaagaaataaagggtattcaattaggaaaagaggaagtcaaattgtccctgtttgcagatgacatgattgtatatctagaaaactccattgtctcagcccaaaatctccttaagctgataagcaacttcagcagtctcaggatacaaaatcagttagcaaaaatcacaagcattcttatacaccaataacagacaaacagagagccaaatcatgagtgaactcccattcgcagttgcttcaaagagaataaaatacttaggaatccaacttacaagggatgtgaaggacctcttcaaggagaactataaaccactgttcaatgaaataaaagaggatacaaacaaatggaagaacattctatgctcatgggtaggaagaatcaatatcataaaaatggccatactgcccaaggtaatttatagattcaatgccatccccatcaagctaccaatgactttcttcacagaattggaaaaaactaccttaaagttcatatggaaccaaaaaagagcccacattgccaagtcaatcctaagccgaaagaacaaagctggaggcatcacactacctgacttcaaactatactacaaggttacagtaaccaaaacagcatggtactggtaccaaaacagcatggtactggtaccaaaacagaggtatagaccaatgcaacagaacagagccctcagaaataatgccacatatctacaaccatctgatctttgacaaacttgacacaaacaagaaatggggaaaggattccctatttaataaatggtgctgggaaagctggctagccatgtgtagaaagctgaaactggatcccttccttacactttatacaaaaattaattcaagatggattaaacacttaaacgttagacctaaaaccataaaaaccctagaagaaaacctaggcaataccattcaggacataggcatgggcaaggacttcatgtctaaaataccaaaagcaatggcaacaaaagccaaaattgacaaatgggatctaattaaactatagagcttctgcacagcaaaagaaactaccatcagagtgaacaggcaacctacagaatgggagaaaattttcgcaacctactcatctgacaaagggctaatatccagaatctacaatgaactcaaacaaatttacaagaaaaaaacaaacaaccccatcaacaagtgggtgaaggatatgaacagacacttctcaaaagaagacatttatgcagccaaaagacacatgaaaaaatgctcatcatcactggccatcagagaaatgcaaatcaaaaccacaatgagataccatctcacaccagttagaatggcgatcattccaaagtcaggaaacaacaggtgctggagaggatgtggagaaataggaacacttttacactgttggtgggactgtaaactagttcaaccattgtggaagtcagtgtggcgattcctcagggatctagaactagaaatgccatttgacccagccatcccattactgggtatatacccaaaggattataaatcatgctgctataaagacacatgcacacgtatgtttatagcagcgctattcagaatagcaaagacttcgaaccaagccaaatgtccaacaacgatagactggattaagaaaatgtggcacatatacaccacagaatactatgcagccataaaaaatggtgagttcatgtcctttgtagagacacggatgaagctggaaaccatcattctcagcaaactatcacaaggacaaaaaaccaaacaccgcatgttctcactcataggtggaaattgaacaatgagaatacatggacacaggaaggggaacatcacacacccgggcctgttgtgggttggggggaggggggagggatagcattagaagatatgcctaatgttaaatgacgagttagtgggtgcagcacaccaacatggcacatgtatatatatgtaactaacctgcacattgtgcacatgtaccctaaaacttaaagtataataataagaatgcagtggcgtggtctcagatcactgcaatctctgcctactgggttcaagctattcttgcaCCTCaacctttggagtagctgggactacacatagGCACCACtgtaccttcctttttttttttttttttttttagacggactctcactctgtcgcccaggctggagtgcagtggca from Pan troglodytes isolate AG18354 chromosome 18, NHGRI_mPanTro3-v2.0_pri, whole genome shotgun sequence harbors:
- the CPHXL gene encoding LOW QUALITY PROTEIN: cytoplasmic polyadenylated homeobox-like protein (The sequence of the model RefSeq protein was modified relative to this genomic sequence to represent the inferred CDS: deleted 1 base in 1 codon) translates to MNLDGTSGGFPAEEDHHNEKRQTKNKRKTKQRHKFSEELLQELKEIFGENCYPDYTTRKTLAIKFDCPVNVIDNWFQNKRARLPPAERRRIFVLQKKHDFPVQAHSFLSCQETQAAAHNYATKQSLSGAQRALMRRAGCSLLEKQWIPSQEMGYNCFSLENQETPSQQVGPQCSYLEKPGIPSQQVGSQCSYPEKQRIPSQQVASQSSYLVTGTEKHPGCAMGYAGDTGSGHSGSGDSTAYHFLSYTSAECLHPPPSSVPYFHGERTETRESQHASPFLLDYAQGAYGVKKDHCLCSFCLSVLGEQQQNDWQYHLQQHQQPQNYLEGMMLQEQLPMDSGPWDLGKQWSSAQSQLQSQLPQNNGKPLCSQLQHVSLQIAADSPLLPLGQDMQERASSNPGPKCSNFKLRSGQGSAAGNQGCSSAK